One Littorina saxatilis isolate snail1 linkage group LG14, US_GU_Lsax_2.0, whole genome shotgun sequence genomic region harbors:
- the LOC138946756 gene encoding uncharacterized protein has translation MAEHSDTGGNTYADYLALGEKHGLNAEALFKFAQDQVDREERIQEREAKKAAAEAEAKKAEVETKKIEAQAQAEAKKQETEVKRLETEAETKRLETEAETKRLEIEANRDAKRLEADTEARKMDLEFKKAEAQQSTGGNAGGRSGPSIRPQYPKLPMFKEDKDDIDSFLFRFETHAKANKWNDSEWATYLSAYLEGGALSLFHSLFSTGTLSYEDLKKELLKKFQCTRDGFRKKFRNTKPEADESFGTYVTKMKHLFNRWLNLSDIETSYEALFDFVLCEQILNSVCTDLWVFLKERDCNNSKDMIASAETYKSAHPNKCLAKKEQVNPLGTGNVAFKQNRGPGQLYNRGQGDSGRRQDGMGRNTRFQGRGEDRKRGRRGWQQGGTRGTGAKQRNQDTCYRCGELGHYVRGCAKVANSAKSVADCQDAGVVVSSAAFGSLPLAEGLVNGKQVSVLRDTGANVAGVRKSLVLPSQYIKGEVQKVKGFSGRIDLYPLAEVVVDTPYFQGKLKCCVLTDPVADLVIGNLRGVVPRVDLFLGNTQGVGLCADVSHKKITEEVVLEKVVCGTSRAKAKKKLEDSPVPLKNVVTPDLSVNEEDLKSLLREDETLEEVLSVSREDEKYAVCAEKVVDVEEVSSGYRESISLRSDWGSHDVFPSKCGEANVAVLPLTEERKTLPLPTLPKGKEETMGDIVFDPGLTDGQKDDMEQVFGKMVDIFKTCDAVVSLTARIRIRGSSNSMRQEYVDRQVVQVIRRSEHTTGLWDVWKKKVVLIKRKLKNFLFSPGRGMSQRCE, from the coding sequence ATGGCTGAGCATAGTGATACTGGTGGTAACACATATGCTGATTATTTGGCATTGGGAGAGAAGCATGGGTTAAACGCAGAagctttgtttaagtttgcccagGATCAGGTGGATAGAGAAGAGAGAATTCAGGAAAGGGAAGCAAAGAAAGCAGCAGCTGAGGCTGAGGCGAAGAAAGCTGAGGTTGAGACAAAGAAGATAGAAGCTCAAGCTCAGGCCGAAGCAAAGAAACAGGAAACAGAAGTAAAAAGATTAGAAactgaggctgagacaaaaagattagaaactgaggctgagacaaaaaggTTAGAAATTGAGGCAAATAGGGATGCAAAGAGGTTAGAAGCAGATACTGAAGCGAGGAAAATGGATTTGGAGTTTAAGAAAGCAGAGGCGCAGCAAAGTACAGGTGGAAATGCAGGTGGAAGATCAGGTCCCAGCATTAGGCCCCAGTACCCAAAACTCCCCATGTTCAAGGAAGATAAGGATGACattgacagtttcttgttcagatTTGAAACGCATGCAAAGGCGAACAAATGGAATGATTCAGAGTGGGCTACATACTTATCAGCTTATCTGGAGGGTGGAGCTTTGTCAttgtttcattcattgtttTCAACGGGTACTTTGTCGTATGAAGACTTGAAGAAAGAGTTGTTGAAGAAGTTTCAGTGCACTCGAGATGGATTTCGTAAGAAATTTCGCAATACGAAGCCAGAGGCGGATGAAAGTTTTGGCACATACGTAACAAAGATGAAGCATTTGTTCAACCGTTGGTTGAATTTGTCTGATATAGAAACCTCATATGAAgcattgtttgattttgtgttgtgtgagCAGATTCTTAACAGTGTATGCACTGATTTGTGGGTCTTTTTGAAAGAACGTGATTGTAACAATTCAAAAGACATGATTGCTAGCGCAGAAACTTACAAATCAGCCCATCCGAATAAATGTTTGGCCAAAAAGGAACAAGTAAATCCTTTGGGGACTGGAAACGTAGCTTTCAAACAGAATCGTGGACCAGGACAGTTGTACAATCGTGGTCAAGGTGATAGTGGCAGAAGACAAGATGGTATGGGCAGAAATACCAGGTTTCAAGGCAGAGGTGAGGATCGTAAGCGGGGTAGAAGAGGATGGCAGCAAGGAGGTACTAGAGGTACAGGTGCTAAACAGCGGAATCAGGACACATGTTACAGATGTGGGGAATTGGGCCATTACGTTAGAGGTTGTGCAAAGGTTGCAAATTCAGCAAAGTCGGTAGCTGATTGTCAGGACGCTGGAGTGGTGGTAAGCTCGGCAGCATTCGGGTCGTTGCCATTAGCGGAAGGTCTCGTTAATGGGAAGCAAGTGTCAGTACTGAGAGACACAGGAGCTAATGTAGCTGGGGTAAGGAAGTCGTTGGTCTTACCAAGCCAGTACATAAAGGGAGAGGTCCAAAAAGTGAAGGGTTTCAGTGGACGGATTGATTTGTATCCATTGGCGGAAGTGGTTGTCGATACCCCATATTTTCAGGGAAAGTTGAAATGTTGTGTGCTCACAGACCCAGTCGCTGACCTAGTGATAGGTAATCTTCGGGGTGTGGTACCCAGAGTAGATTTGTTCCTTGGGAATACGCAGGGTGTTGGATTGTGTGCTGATGTAAGTCACAAGAAAATCACTGAAGAGGTGGTACTTGAGAAGGTCGTGTGTGGTACGAGTAGGGCAAAAGCCAAAAAGAAACTGGAGGATTCCCCGGTGCCATTGAAAAATGTGGTTACTCCTGATTTGTCGGTTAACGAGGAGGATCTGAAAAGTTTGCTGAGAGAAGATGAGACATTGGAAGAGGTGTTGAGTGTGTCACGAGAGGATGAGAAGTATGCAGTTTGTGCAGAgaaagttgttgatgttgaggaAGTAAGTAGTGGATATCGCGAAAGCATTTCACTGAGGTCTGACTGGGGCAGTCATGATGTTTTCCCAAGTAAATGTGGAGAGGCAAATGTTGCAGTGTTACCTCTGACTGAGGAGAGGAAAACGTTGCCGTTACCTACATTGCCTAAGGGGAAGGAAGAGACAATGGGAGACATTGTTTTTGATCCTGGTTTGACAGATGGTCAAAAGGATGATATGGAACAGGTGTTTGGAAAGATGgttgacattttcaaaacatgtgATGCGGTGGTGTCTTTAACGGCAAGAATTAGGATTCGAGGTTCATCCAATAGCATGAGACAGGAATACGTTGACAGACAGGTTGTCCAGGTCATTCGTAGATCAGAGCATACCACAGGTTTATGGGATGTGTGGAAAAAGAAGGTTGTTTTGATCAAAAGAAAACTCaagaattttcttttttccccgggaagggggatgtcacaaagatgtgagtag